The following nucleotide sequence is from Vicia villosa cultivar HV-30 ecotype Madison, WI unplaced genomic scaffold, Vvil1.0 ctg.000397F_1_1, whole genome shotgun sequence.
aacttccaacatgaaagttgtagatcttgcaaaataaaacaacatcttacaatggaacttttttcaaaagatcaatcatttaagagttttggaaattttgaagttttaggtcataaacatttagaaaattttctaagtgttttaacctagttttcttccaactttggcctcatttttcacaaatttgccaaaggattctgaagaaactccaaactaatgatttgaagtagatgtttagggctttccaaattgtgttcatccttctccaaattcattttgagctaggagttatgcttgttcaaagttggcctcatgaagtgaaattataggtcatgcatcattttggaactttgcaattttgtgcatatgacctcaattatggatgctacacgacccataacacatctgaaaacatgccatccattcattttcaccatgccatgataattgaggaagattcctaaaacaagaacatgtgattatgttatGATTACATTtaagaatttatggcaaattgatgaatcacccaaggaatcttctcaccaaccaattagagctcactttgtatctgaaatgttccctaagatcagatagaatcaatggataaggagctggctcgaaaatgcaatgatcacacttggatattctttgaaatttcttcatggctaagaaaccaaattcacttcactaagcaagctcactctctcaattagtactgaatcatttgcctataaataggaaagcatacctcagtagagaaacacaccaaagcaaccatattccttgctttctctttctcttctcatgcttattgtttttcaaagttctttggcaagaagaatcgttttcttcaaaccagagcttatctttggaaagtaagcactctaacatctcaagggagatcatttgaggtgatccaagcacctggatcacttctgtaagtggaggaacgccattgttgctctcactttggagctgttgcagttggaggtccacagagcaattcagaaggctccaagcaaggttaagcatccaggcacgttccataggaggtagtggagctatccagatggtcgcagctcatctgtaactgcagattcatcatcctccatgttcacttgaagctcaaatcgagggaggtccatagagcaattcaggagaattgaagttacaataaacatccagttagcatcactgagtcacaaggaagcttttgggatcgttcatccaagcccaggtgctctctatcatcctcacgacctccattttcagaggtaagtttttgaactccatctctttaatttaagtactctttgtgataaagctcgattctatcttgttcagcatcataagaggattgaaaaccctctatcatcattcatttattcatcttgtttgtcatttaatttcaaatttagggttcatgtgttcttagagttctctgagaaattagatagttatagctaatataaataaatgttagttacatatctgggttcgtgaggaaatttagagcaaaattgatgtttacatcatgccatttagttgagaaaccagagagttagaaatttgaaaatttgagagcttgaggaagaagacgaccatggttgtggcgcgcaaaattcaaatccaagggcagggtttattttattttgagtagtatgcgttttacaaacgaattcatcgtttgccctagtggcctcacatacgcccttagtctcctcatgcctcaagtctggggttcgaatccccctcaccccagactttttgattcttttatttttcaatgatttaccacttgttttgaaatataaccaaatgggtgtgtgtcattgtcaccaagcgcgcgttggctcagtggtgttgttttgggactggtaacatatagggcgtgggttcaaaccatggtgagaccaaaacattatttttaccactaatttcctacatttttctcacaacttcacacaattaattcacatatcaaattaattcattttcacttcatttttcacacacttgttatttaatatacctattttatgaataatcaaaaaaatcataaaaatattatttatttcatgcattttaattaggtttaaaatagtatgttttaaatgttttcttaaatactttaaaatatatattttcattttattttaacctaattactttgtgaataattttatgataaacccctatttgtttaggtcttaattaggtatagatttcatctttgccttaattaagttgacttttgtcaatattcaaaaattgttttcaatctccgatcaaacggacgattaaggttttcaaacaacaaaaccttatatcatttgaAATCAAttccaactgtttctcataaacagtaaatatttttaaatgggcctctaatagagtataagtcccaacaccttcttctcttcttagcttgttttcaaaactgtattttcaaaatctcctttcagttttcaaaacattcttctggtatttgaagggcattattcccggtgaaactcttcagatacctatgtgacctttgtccatcttcacttcttctgttttcaaaaaccattaactgtttatcatatatatatattcaactgttatccaccaattactgttgaggctctgtacatacttcttcaaaggcctccactccatccaagttaggctttacaggctttccatttacagtctttatttaaattactgtcaaatatagaactgtgcatatatatatattagtttagaactacgtttgagtataaaccctaggacagttaaactatatatatattataggaatatgacctaggattgagaatgtcttcccggtgaaggctctttcctaattagagatctgtagttcaaacccccaagatgaattattcccggtgaaacatcttggcaaaaaccttagaatccaaaaaaaatagggcacatccacccaaagaggaattattcccggtgaaacctcttacccatttgcttagagccaaaataagttcaaaaccacatagctttctcttgtgctataacaaggaccctcgattagcctcctcttgggctttgtacaaggacccacaggcttcttaaaagcatttccagcttcctcttgagcttgtatacaaggacccatcaggtttcttataaacataggaacaggtctttagtcaccttttaacataccctggtgagtttcttccaatttaaaccagaccttaaacaagctaagtttgtctcaattttacattgagtacaccttttggaatgagagacatggacagtctctgtcacccttatcctcatcaatcttccttagcagagtctaggatccatgtttgcttatcctcagtcagtgtcagccttcatcttgggctttaaaacaagaagtctccattagataatctttctaccaaacattccttcattcttaatcaaatccctggaaagggttagcttccaaaaaaaaatcatttctttcatcttaataaaaattcctggaaagggttagcttccaaaaaaatcatttctttcatcttaataaaaattcctggaaagggttagcctctaaaatcacttcttcaaaaaaacaaagattcatttctcttaggagataatttccccaaaagagtcaaaacccctggaaagggtcagcctccaaaaacatgacaaaaatcagtcttttttaacagacaatttctccagctgagtcaaaatccctggaaagggttagcatccaaaaaatcagtcttttagtaaataaatccttcaatagagtcaaaatccaacaaaaacagttagcctcaaccttgggcttcatacaaggcaccaaaacaataaattccccttgttaatagtcagcctcaaccttgggcattgtacaaggcagataatagagtctcccctagtgagtccttcattattcagtagccacaaccttgggctttgtacaaggcagatatacCATATtttatgtgtcaaagattcctaacatctaggatcttttccctattagagtcatccatactcagtttatttaaaagtccgccacaaccttgggctttgtacaaggcagaaaataatatttcccctagttagagtcagcctcaattatgggctttgtacagaacaccaaataaaatccatccaaataaacactccccaagtagagtcagcctcaattctgggctttgtacagaacataaaaatccctcgtaaattaacccccagtggagtcatctcccagagtcaataaataatacattaatcaaaaagcctcaagcttgggcctcatacaagccagttaaaaaatcaaatcttttatacagtagatagacatagtttatctctatagagagatctttcttctatctcaccacattcaaacaaacaaacattacatttcatttcattttaatcaagtctcccatttaggattttgaaaggcatgagctggcagtaaaacccagacatgtggtaactttccctaatttggatgagcatttttctttcatttaagaggcatttgactggtatacttgcacatacacaagtaaggtccccctcttgaatgaaatgaattcagttattctgtcactcttttaatgtttgtggtggaatagtagaaatacctctctgtaaagataaattcatgtctctttactgtaaacagagatttaattcaagcttcaaccttgagcttcaagcaaggcacccaaaaataattaataattaattagttccccgaactacattaagctctgacttccattagggatatgtaggcatgaggttcacaaggaatctcagcgagctaataaaataccaaaaatagtcagtctgtctgtctgtctttcttttattcaattcaattccttctcctaatacaaaggagaaactttcccaataatcattagcagcacaaacacatttagacacagagaaggttcctgtagagtactacagatatgtagggtgtttaaacacttccctatgtataaccgacctcccggactccagaatttctagtctaggtgaatccccacacttagcaaactcctagggtttagttgagatcttttttccctttcctactcgtaggacaaataagaaatatcgtgtgatatcgtaggaagaactgaaataaaattcatcccaccacgggcgcattctccttccaaatttcgtgtgaagggtctagcgtgccgtcctcccaagtgaaacggggaggtaaaaaaaacgacaccacacaccTCTTCGCACATCGGTCAGCAGTTGCATGTCGCTGGATCTTCCGCTATCAGATGTGAGGGAAGTGATCCTAGATCCAACACTGCATAAATATAAATCATCAAGCTCAtgtaaattataataaaacacaaaaaaccatTTAAAAAAGTATACATGTAACAAGCTCAGGTAACCAGCAAGCTGTCTGGTGTCAAGACGAGATGCAACATCAAGCATCGTGTACAGCACCGTCAATGCCACCACTCCCCAAGCCCAACATGGGGTGTCAAGGTTGTTGAATAGAGAAAGATAGCGAACATTAATATATACTTCAGACTTGTCCGTAAAGAGAGTACATGCCACTAGATGCAGCATGTACGCCCTAGCAGCAGCTTGGTACCTCCCTGCATCGGTAAGCTACTGATAAATCCTCCTAAACCAAGACATCCTAAGGTTAAAGCCCTGAGTCTCACCAAACTCAGTAAGGATAGCCACCTCATCAATCTCAAAAGCATCCATCACCATGTACACCGTCGTCACCTGGTCCTTATGAACTGGTGTAAAAAACGTATCAGCAATTGGAAGGTGAAACAGGGAATCCAGATCATCCAAAGTCACCGTCATCTCCTCAAATGAAAGATGGAAGGATAATGTCTCTGGGTGCCACCTCTCAACAAAAGCTGATAACAGGGGGCGTCCAGCATCGTTAGGGAACATCAACAAAGTCCATCAGATGGAAGTCCCGAACTATCCTCGTCACCTGCTCAAGCATCGGTCTCTCGGAAAAGTTCTTCAACTTCAACCCGTTAGAAGCGACCTTCAGCACTGGACGCTCctgtaataaaaaaatacaattaaaacacattagTATAAATTAAATTGCGTAATAAAAAATAAGCACGTAAGCAATATTACATACCTCACCCTGCCATATCTTATCAGCGACATGGTCAGCATATCATGTCAACATGGACCTGTCAGAAGGTCCTCCGGGGAAAGCCATATAAGTAAGTACTGATGAATCCGTAGATGCATCGATGGTAGTGTCTGTATCCTACAACACCCGCTCCTGATCCTCAGTAACCCCCTCCTCAACCACAGTCACCGGCTCCTCAACTCTTGGCACCGGCTCCTCAACAAGAGCCACCGGCTCCCCAACCTCAAGCATGGGCTCCTCAACCTCTGCTACCCCAACCTGAACCACCTGCTCCTCCATAGCAGCAGTGGATACTCTACCAGTTTGGCGGCGAGGTGCGTGGAACCCCCTCACCGCCTGCTGCTCCGCCATCCATTTCCGATTGGAAGCGTTCAGAGGAAGACGCCCAACTTGTAACTCGGGGGCCTGCGCCTCATCAGCAGCTAGAGCAAGAGCAACTGCTTTAACTATGGCCCGTCCAGCAACAGTGTCGTCCTTGTCTCTAGTTCTCACTGCAAAATTTAAAAACAttaggaaaatattttttttaaattacagaAATACCAGAACATTTGAAATTTACGGTATACCGGAAACTTCaaaattttggtataataataagCAAATGAAAAtactggaaatttcaaaatttctagtAGAATATACCATAAATTCTGAAATTTTCGGTAGAATATACCGTAAATTCTAAAATTTCCAATAgaaaataccggaaatttaaCTAAAAATACCAGAAATTTACTTGATTTCGCAAAATATCCGGTATATCCTCAAAATTTCCGATATCGCTCAAAAATTTGAAATGACCGATTCCTCCCGTAGatttgaaaaaatatgataatgaaaAATGGTTGAAGATTTTGATCTTTTCATAGGTTTGAGAGTTGTCATATTTAATTTAGAGGGTGACATGTAAATTTCTAAAGATAGAGAAACTAAAAATCCTAGGGCATTCACTTTTTCTTTTCTCCCCTAATATGCGAAGAAAGACATAGAGATGCTATTTTTAGTCCTTTTCCACTTTTACCCATTCAATCTAGGGTTgattaattattttgaaaaataaacaaacttaTGCAAACTTGcttgaaataatatatatagatGAGTAGAGTTTTTTTTCACGTAATAATGAGTGTgtgttgttattttaatttattaaacaataaataaatgaataattcATATTAAGTTAAAAGATTAATTGAATTAAGAAATAGTATAATAACTAACTaaattcattaaaataattaaaataatttaatattaactaatatatatttaaaactattaaatatttatttatttttaaagtaaataagaaaatatttaaatttatgttgataaaaaatatttcctAAACATTTAAAAAGTtgataaaaaatgtattttaaataatacaaggctttttttaatttaaggatatttttgtctttacaaaaataaatacacTTATTTAAgctttttttttacacaaaaaccAACGTGATTTCATATTTGAGGTGTGTTTGGATTGACAGTTGACATAATTGATTCtagcagaattgagtttggtataatttattttatcataattgaGTTTAGCacaattgatttatgtttggatacatttatgtaaaagtgagtttaacaataaatttcaatgtaaaaatcatccaatatcaattctggaggcagaagcaACAAATTATAGCTTCAAATAGAATCAATTCTAAAGacataatcaattctacttttgcctaaacaaacatcttaaaatcacaAAATCACCCTAGATCAATTACACACCTCTATAATTACTTTTGATCCTtccaaaaaccaaaccaaacatgcacttaTATGATTTTCAACTTTAAACCCATATAAAATGGTTATCAActttaatatttgtatacggtTTTGAAATACGGTGTCGAGTTTTATTTATCCAAACATAATATTTATTTGGGTATTTATTGCTTAAATTGAACATATTTTCTTGCATGAATCAAATTCATGTATTTAGAAccaaaaaaataacataaatgttCTATAACTGTTTTTTCGATCTTTAAGCACAAAACTTTTTTTTGATTCAATGgcatttgattaattcaaaaaacaataTATACACGGCGATCGCTCACGATCCAGCCATAAGAACGAATcctatacacaaaataactatgaGACTACACCTATAACATAAGTGCAGCTAAGTGTTTCCTATATTTCTTTGCATTCCAACGTCTATAAACTAGTATATCTATAATCTCCTTCTCAATGTCTCCTATATAATTGCTATGCCCAAACACATTATCATTCCTAGCTTTCCATATTGCATAGTTTCAGTAACCGCGCTTTTTAGGAGGGTCGCTCTCCAGCTTTTGCCTCTGCAATTATGAGTGATCCACTCGAGTTCCCTATCCCATTCCATTGGAGTATGAGCAATGTTGATCCATCTTAGAACTTGTTCCCATATACTTTTCAGTCTATTGCAGCAGAAAAATAAATGTCCAATGGTTTCTTGCTGCAAACAGAATACACGCCTATCATCTTGAATCAGCCCAAATCTCTTTAACCTCTCTTTAGTGGCCAATCTCCCATTACAAGCTAACCAGAAGATGAACACTGATCTCGGCCGAGCGAAATTACCAAACATCAAGTGTCTCCACACAGGCTTCACATCCGTGGCTAGCAGGTCTAAATAGAGAAGTTTCAAATGAAGCTTATTCCCACTAACAGCTCGATTAAAATCCAAATCTTGATACAATTGCCTTGTATGGAGCAAATTCTTCATCATCCAAGAATAACTCTCCTTTATGTGAACCTGCATAAACACAAAACTTTACTATTTATTCTCATTGCTATATTTCTTTTTAAACAATATGAACTAGAAAAGGGGCCAACTTAGGCCTTGTAAAGTAAAAGGAATAGATACAAATAAAAATGGGACAGATCaataaactttttaaaatgtcAACATGAAGGAACTAATTTGGTTAAAGTTCATATTCCTATCAATCCTTTGTAGCTTTCTGTGTGCACAAACAAACTTAACAATTTCAAAGAATGACATAAATAATAGATGTATATTGAATGAAACCAAATACTAGTTTTCAAGAAGAGCAGCATACAGCATTTCATTCCAAGTATCAGGAACACCTGCCAGACACCAGTGACTGCAGTCCACGTAGCTTTCGCCACGACCTGTGTAGATAGACGGGTGCCCGTCCCTCCTTAACTGTGTTAGCAAAGTGATGTCCAGCAACTGTACTGGCTTCTCCATTTTACTTATAATGTTCTTTACAATATTTACACCAGGATAAAGTGGCATTGGTCCTTGATCTGGTTTAGTTTGTCTCACGCATCCCTCTGTGCTAGAATTTTCAGTTCATTCAATgaaagaaggaaaaaaataagtttctgaattataaattataatcaaGATTTTCACAAAAGTTCACATGACTAAGATCTAAAAAAGACAAAGATTTAACATAGCCACCATCTTGCCATAATCTATGAAGCACTGACACTTCATAATAAAAGTGTGGATGGTGTCCGATACGTGTCTGAGTCAAACACCTACACCATCCTGACACatgtaatttttattaattttgtgaaTTATTCAATATCTATACCATTTTGAGTGGAGGGAACAGATAAACTTACTCAACATGAGATGCAGCAATTCCTTGAAACAAAACTCTAGTCTTTGAGGGATCAACATTAGAATCAACCCATTTAGCCCAagtgcttaatccaatcttaaaAGCTTCCAAATGATCCATCTCGTTAATTAATTCATTCCCAACTTGAAAGTAATTCCATCTATAAAACATAACAAAAAGCCATTAGCCACATACATGCCCAAATAAACTCCTCACATAAAAACAAACACACAAAAATAGAGTTCAGAAATTTTCAATACGTTTGAGATTTTCCAGTATGAGTCCACCAATGATAGGTATTGAAAATCAAAACATCAAAACCCTTCCATTGATTCCCAGTGCTAATTGTGTCCAACCTCAAAACTCTTCCTTTTTCTTTATCATAAACCAAATCTACTAAGAACCCATTTTTCAACCACATAATTGAAGCTTCGTATTCCTACAAAACCACCAAAAAACC
It contains:
- the LOC131627710 gene encoding protein trichome birefringence-like 42 isoform X2 — encoded protein: MGIQYSLLKRSEYSKTENFFFYRFDGGKFLERYKGKKILFVGDSISNNMWQSLTCLIHIAIPNSNYTLTQQTKDLTVFSFPEYEASIMWLKNGFLVDLVYDKEKGRVLRLDTISTGNQWKGFDVLIFNTYHWWTHTGKSQTWNYFQVGNELINEMDHLEAFKIGLSTWAKWVDSNVDPSKTRVLFQGIAASHVDTEGCVRQTKPDQGPMPLYPGVNIVKNIISKMEKPVQLLDITLLTQLRRDGHPSIYTGRGESYVDCSHWCLAGVPDTWNEMLFT
- the LOC131627710 gene encoding protein trichome birefringence-like 42 isoform X1; amino-acid sequence: MGIQYSLLKRSEYSKTENFFFYRFDGGKFLERYKGKKILFVGDSISNNMWQSLTCLIHIAIPNSNYTLTQQTKDLTVFSFPEYEASIMWLKNGFLVDLVYDKEKGRVLRLDTISTGNQWKGFDVLIFNTYHWWTHTGKSQTWNYFQVGNELINEMDHLEAFKIGLSTWAKWVDSNVDPSKTRVLFQGIAASHVDTEGCVRQTKPDQGPMPLYPGVNIVKNIISKMEKPVQLLDITLLTQLRRDGHPSIYTGRGESYVDCSHWCLAGVPDTWNEMLYAALLEN
- the LOC131627710 gene encoding protein trichome birefringence-like 42 isoform X3 — its product is MWQSLTCLIHIAIPNSNYTLTQQTKDLTVFSFPEYEASIMWLKNGFLVDLVYDKEKGRVLRLDTISTGNQWKGFDVLIFNTYHWWTHTGKSQTWNYFQVGNELINEMDHLEAFKIGLSTWAKWVDSNVDPSKTRVLFQGIAASHVDTEGCVRQTKPDQGPMPLYPGVNIVKNIISKMEKPVQLLDITLLTQLRRDGHPSIYTGRGESYVDCSHWCLAGVPDTWNEMLYAALLEN